DNA sequence from the Hoylesella buccalis ATCC 35310 genome:
CGATTGACCGGTTCCATGTGAAAACGGATGTTGAGGAACGGATCATGGTGCAGGACACCTAGTTTCCTGCCCAGAATGGTAATCGTCTTGAAGGTTTTCATCATCCTCGTGGCTGTGTTGGGATTCTGCCCGACAACCGTTCGAAGATAAATGTCGAAGTCGTGTATCACGATATAGCCGAGTTCGGACAGGCGGATGTCAGACCGACCGTATTTATCACGAAGGAAATTTGAGAAGTGTTTCTTGCAGACGTTGTATTTCTGTAAGGTTGCAGCTTCGACCGACACGCCTACCTGCCGTGCAACGTCACTATTGTGCTTGTTGAAGAGGCTCATTAGGGTGTCCACATCCTCCTTCTTACCAAGATACTCCGACTTGATACGCTCCAAGGACACCTCGTCCGTCATCTCGACTTTCTTGAAGATGGTCTGGAGTCCGCTCTGAATGTTGTCAAGTTCGAGGTTGGTGGAAAGTGCTTCAGTTGTCCTTCCCTTCAATCGTTCCTTCTCCCTGTCCCATTGAGACTGTTGGACAGCAATGCCCGTCGAGCCGATGGAAAGGCGTTCGTTGTTGAGATAGATTCTCAGCATGACAGGGGTCTTGCCCTCCTTGTTCACATAATTGCTTCTGAGATAGAAGACTGCTCTGAAAATAGCTTTCATACATTTTACTGCTTTTAGTTGTAGCCTGAATAGAGGTCTTGTCCTAACACCTGCCATCTGTAGCCGTAGCTTGTCGGACACATTGTTGCCCGAAGTGGTGTATGGTAACAAAAACACCTCTGTAATCACGCTGCAAAGTTCAACATATTTGTTTGAATAGCAGTAATTTACGCATACTCCTTATGTACTCTGTATGTACTCTTGGCTACATTTTTATTTTGCCTTGAAAATGTGTAGCCTGATTGTAGCCTTTTTAGAGTATTTTGGGAGTTTCTGCCCCCTCCGTGCATACTCTGAAATTTGGGATGGGTATAAAAGAAAAGTATCATAACTACTTGTAGCTATGATACTTACGATTTTCTTAGGTTTCCCTCTGATGTTCATTTCAGAGTACCTAAAGCGGAGAGAGGGGGATTCGAACCCCCGAACCGCTTTAGGCGGTTACACGCTTTCCAGGCGTGCCTCTTCAGCCACTCGAGCACCTTTCCTTATTTGGTGATGCAAAAGTAAGACTTTTATCTTAAATTCGGATGCAATTCGACAAAAAGTTTCACTTTTTCACTCTGCCCATCCTTAAAAATAGCTTTACTCTTTCAATAACGCTGTGATTTTAAATTGGAAGTGTTTGCTTTTTATGAATGAATCGACACTACCCCATTTGTTAAGGGCGGTTCTATAAATTACCACCGTAATTTTTATTTATGTTGGACAGTTTACGTTTTGTCATCTTGCGGTCTTTTTTGGGTTCAATTTGCTTGTTCGTTCAGTCGTATAGCTCGCTATACTCCTTCACTCACAAACAAATTGACCACCAAAAACAGCCTCGCAATCTGACAAAGCTAATTTATAGAAACGCCCTTAATCGTTTGGCAGGCAACTAAATGCACAACGGCTCTTTTCAAATGATGAGGTGGAAACTTATTTTGACGGTTTTGCCTTCTTCGCTCGTCTACGTCCAAACAAGTCTTTGAGATTGGTAAAGTCTTTCTTCAAAATCAAGCCTACTCCTTGCGTGTTAAGACTGTTGCGCGTAAAGTATCTGTCATTGGTCTGATTGTACACCTTGATGGCCAGATTGCCACTCGGCAAGAGCAGATATCGGATGTCGAAATCACCAATAAATGTGGTCGTGGCATTGGGGTTGTCCCTGTAACCAAACTGTCCGTTGATGAGCAGACGGTTATTCAATAGTCGTCCACTGAGCAGTCCTTCATACTCGGCGTTATTGAATCCTTCGGTGCCGGTGGAGATGTTGGCGCCAATGTTCCAGTTGGCGTTATCGATAACGGTATTCAGCACGTTGTTGATTTGCTGGCTCAATGTTCCACTGAGGATACTCTGCATAGCAAGGCTCGCCTGACTTTGTTGCGCCGTGCCATCAGTGCCGGCGTTGTTGTTAGTGCCTTGCGAATAGAATCGGCCTACCGCGAGCAGGTAAAGCACTTGTTGGTTCATCTCCTCTTCGCTGTTGATGAGGCTGTAAACCATCTGCTTGGCGTCGTTGCTCAAGGTAGGCATGTCGAGGTTGAAATCCACTCGAGGGGCCTGGGGCGTGCCTGTGATGTTCATCAGGCAATTGATGCGAACGTTGTTGTTGGTGAATGACCGCCCGATGTTCAAGTCGGCCAAGCTCACACCATTGACGGTGTGTGTGGCGTTGAGGTTGAGTGCCGCATGATAAGGGTCGCCCCCGAAGGTGATGGTGCTGCCCTGCTGAAATTGAAAGTCCTTCTTGATAACGTTTTGAATGGTCAGTCCATAGATACCATGATCGACCACATAGTTGCCAAACATTTCGAACGCACCCTTGTCGTAATAGCTGGCGCGCAGCACGCCGTTGCCGTTCAGGGCGATGTAGTCACCCGTCTTGTTGTCCATGAGCAGTTTGAGCGTGAGGTTGGGCGTGCAGTTAATGAGCAGATTCAGATGTAAGTCTCCAGATACCTCGGGCAGCTTTTGTGCGGCCAGATTAGTTGTTTCTTGACGTGGTGCGATGCTATCTGGTTGCAGTGAATCGGTTCTTGTGGACCATCTGATGAAGTTCTGGGTGCTTACCGCATCCAGGCCGGCCACGTTGTACACGATTTGTGAGCCTTTTTGCGGTATGGCGTTAACGTCGATGTTTAAATCGTCACCATTACCAGTGATGGCGCAGTTGCCGTTGATGTAGGCCGTTCCATAGAAGGTATTTCCACCAAAAGTGTGCGTGTCGTAAGCCAAGAGGTTCTCTGCAGCGATGTGCAAGTCGTATCGCAAGTTGCGCAGGTTGTCGTGACGCAGCCTGCCATTGACAATGCCAATGTTCTCATTTCGGTCGTAGATAGTGTCGTTCTTGAAAACAATCTCATCGGGTGTCAGGGCAATCATGCCCCGCCTGAGCGTATAATGGGTGTTGAGGGGCGTGATGCCCAGAGAGCCGTCGGCGACAACCTGTCCGGTGAGGTTGAGATAGGACAAGTCGCCATAAAGCCGCAGCTGTCCTGTTCCGCTGGCATCAACGTCTTGCATGAACGAACCACAGAAGCCTTCGAGGAATTGCAAGCGTGTCTGCCGGGCTTGGATGGCCAAGTCGATGTAATGCTTGCTTGGCGAAACAAAACCGTTGATTAAGGTTTGCCGGCCTTGGTCGTTGGTTTGAGCTTGGATGTCAATCTGCTTCAAGGGAGCGTTCCAGCTGACGTTGGCATCCAGGACTCCCATTTGTCCGGTCTCAAATTCAAATGAACTGACCTGTACGTTCGCATGTCCCTGCGGTTTTCCAAAGACTCCCGATGCGAATGCGCGTCCAGACAACCGCCCTCCGAATGTTACGGCATCGAATTGAAGTAGGTTCAGCACATAGTTTACGTCAATACCCTTGAGGTCGGCCACCAGGGTGTCTGTAGGATTTTTGGTGGCCAGCCCTGCTAAGATGATGTGTTGGTCGTCGTGATGGATGGAGAAATGATCCACC
Encoded proteins:
- a CDS encoding site-specific integrase, whose amino-acid sequence is MKAIFRAVFYLRSNYVNKEGKTPVMLRIYLNNERLSIGSTGIAVQQSQWDREKERLKGRTTEALSTNLELDNIQSGLQTIFKKVEMTDEVSLERIKSEYLGKKEDVDTLMSLFNKHNSDVARQVGVSVEAATLQKYNVCKKHFSNFLRDKYGRSDIRLSELGYIVIHDFDIYLRTVVGQNPNTATRMMKTFKTITILGRKLGVLHHDPFLNIRFHMEPVNRGFLTDEEILKIANKDFGIGRLELVRDVFVFSCFTGLAYIDVYNLAPENIVTLNGKQWIMTKRQKTSVETNVLLLDIPKSIIAKYSGKTYRDGKLFPMLTNQKLNSYLKEIADICGIKKNLTFHLARHTFATMSLSKGVPIESVSKMLGHTNIKTTQIYARITNKKIEHDMDELADKLGTFNTALGISKK